A window from Dioscorea cayenensis subsp. rotundata cultivar TDr96_F1 chromosome 10, TDr96_F1_v2_PseudoChromosome.rev07_lg8_w22 25.fasta, whole genome shotgun sequence encodes these proteins:
- the LOC120270398 gene encoding germin-like protein 11-1 — protein sequence MGRAFASWNIHGTPLLTADIIDAMLCVMTMVLHRIQLLAQQHFTFLHGWIGLDRIGLDLSNTFTILLLILCNSSPSSLADNNPLQDLCPTTSSTPNPIFLNGYLCKNPTTITASDFKTSKINHPGNTDNYARSSTDILTPIEFPGLNTMGLSISRTDMAMDGAVLPHYHPRATEILFVSLGTVIVGFGDSKGRLFLKTLREGDVFLVPRALPHFCVNAGYGLATFFSALNSQNPGFVSLVGNLYSSSNDAVMLPRLLSLRTNFAVDSTSTNYTTTTASFFDFFT from the exons ATGGGCAGAGCTTTTGCAAGCTGGAATATCCATG GCACACCACTGTTGACAGC AGACATAATTGATGCCATGTTATGTGTCATGACTATGGTGCTTCATAGAATTCAGCTCCTTGCGCAG CAACATTTCACTTTTTTACATGGTTGGATTGGATTGGATCGGATTGGATTGGATCTTTCTAATACATTTACAA TACTACTCCTCATCCTCTGTAACTCAAGTCCATCAAGTTTAGCAGACAACAACCCACTCCAAGACCTCTGCCCAACAACATCCTCCACTCCCAATCCCATCTTCTTAAACGGTTATCTCTGCAAGAACCCAACCACAATCACAGCATCCGACTTCAAGACATCCAAAATCAACCACCCTGGAAACACCGACAACTACGCCCGTTCCTCAACCGACATCCTCACACCCATCGAGTTCCCTGGACTCAACACGATGGGTCTCTCCATATCGCGCACGGACATGGCCATGGATGGCGCCGTGTTACCTCACTACCACCCACGCGCCACTGAAATCCTCTTCGTTTCGCTCGGCACCGTCATTGTGGGTTTCGGCGATAGCAAAGGGCGTCTTTTCTTGAAAACACTCAGAGAGGGTGATGTGTTCTTGGTCCCGCGCGCTTTGCCGCATTTTTGTGTTAATGCTGGGTACGGGCTGGCTACCTTTTTCTCGGCGCTTAATAGCCAGAACCCAGGCTTTGTCAGCCTTGTTGGCAACCTTTACTCTTCGTCCAATGATGCTGTCATGCTGCCCAGGTTGCTCTCTCTCAGGACAAACTTCGCTGTGGACtctactagtactaactacaCTACAACCACTGCTTCCTTCTTTGATTTCTTCACATAA
- the LOC120270154 gene encoding uncharacterized protein LOC120270154, translating to MAVLCFVLDLRSLLPPILRDLKEALVQLGNLYVASCGRGERERSMSGRPILLDRMGLCYIRGSKTPSSSPELKIVYRPAEIFNLRDFHHAVNSLPLDCFLPDLVDSIAMASENQELTLASLLSDKALYSWGGDSVSKKVIVVGSIAFKNNEALHESLMHAADRCVAVEFVLLDHEETNAPHIMLEKLKEFTCSINDLENCVLRKYLPDALILGGLVRRWLQELRNDTEEPLQAIFSFKDYLVGSRNQIICNLFSSTNQIIDGFKPCQVCRCHGHPLDGYVSNRTKSSCCPVTRNELGPSDLVENAVRVGEETILFLPSFDFSTNLRQISAPIIFNVVERTSLTSLNEGVTVGTSFIVTPVAPHEMEAVSDDCAESELNIQSFHVLCGALFHLDQGLVCSSTCNTETMKDGTLQSFYILQPSDRGPMLLRRLAGSEEVLPLPEFSQLKDVVIPEEIANSIQASLSKIDQRDYNPLQHDRGLHSGLNRLVKESLQFGSIHYPLQVETSPRAEHPSLNKGPLTRQSLIGQGSVPEIHPNQNKEENASTCFTEEWEELLVIDEMNDNFSPSSLSKPKVQNCTMQVQTKPLDDKTWRILERLEAPKQQKPDANSPLISGNLISGPIKKPLLPLKSKSSPPLKPNFQRPKRKQR from the exons ATGGCGGTGCTCTGTTTCGTGCTTGATCTCCGGAGTTTATTGCCTCCAATTCTTCGAGATTTGAAGGAG GCATTGGTTCAGCTTGGAAATCTCTATGTGGCTTCATGTGGGAGAGGGGAGAGGGAGAGATCGATGAGCGGGAGGCCGATCCTCCTAGATCGGATGGGTTTGTGCTACATTCGTGGGAGCAAAACCCCATCGTCTTCCCCTGAG CTGAAGATAGTGTATAGACCTGCTGAAATTTTCAATCTCCGTGATTTCCATCATGCTGTCAACAGCTTGCCATTGGACTGCTTTCTTCCTGACTTGGTTGATTCAATAGCTATGGCAAGTGAAAATCAAG AGTTGACTCTTGCAAGCCTTCTCAGCGATAAAGCATTGTACTCATGGGGCGGTGACTCTGTTTCAAAGAAAGTAATTGTGGTCGGCTCCATTGCATTTAAAAACAATGAAGCTCTTCATGAATCTCTTATG CATGCTGCAGATAGATGTGTTGCTGTGGAGTTCGTGTTATTGGATCATGAAGAAACAAATGCACCCCACATTATGCTTGAGAAGCTTAAGGAATTCACTTGTAGCATTAATGACCTGGAGAATTGTGTCCTAAGGAAGTATCTTCCTG ATGCTTTGATCTTGGGTGGCCTTGTAAGACGGTGGCTTCAAGAACTAAGGAATGATACGGAAGAACCTCTGCAGGCCATTTTTAGTTTCAAAGATTACCTTGTGGGTTCTAGAAACCAAATCATCTGTAATCTATTCTCCTCCACTAATCAGATCATTGATGGCTTTAAACCTTGTCAG GTTTGCAGGTGCCATGGTCATCCTCTCGATGGTTATGTCAGTAATAGGACAAAAAGTTCTTGTTGTCCTGTTACAAGAAATGAGCTTGGGCCATCAGATTTGGTTGAGAATGCAGTAAGGGTTGGAGAAGAAACTATCTTATTTTTGCCCTCCTTTGATTTCTCTACAAATCTCCGGCAGATTTCTGCTCCTATAATTTTCAATGTTGTTGAGCGCACCAGCTTGACCTCCCTAAATGAAG GTGTGACAGTAGGGACATCCTTTATAGTTACTCCAGTTGCTCCTCACGAAATGGAAGCTGTTTCGGATGACTGTGCTGAGTCTGAGCTGAACATTCAAT CTTTTCACGTGCTGTGTGGAGCTCTTTTCCATCTTGATCAAGGGTTGGTTTGTTCTTCAACTTGTAATACGGAGACTATGAAGGATGGAACACTTCAATCCTTCTATATTCTTCAGCCTTCAGATAGAGGACCAATGCTTTTGAGG AGGCTTGCTGGATCTGAAGAAGTTTTACCACTACCTGAATTTAGTCAATTGAAAGATGTGGTGATACCAGAGGAGATTGCAAACTCTATCCAAGCATCATTATCAAAG ATTGACCAAAGAGACTATAATCCTCTTCAGCATGATAGAGGTCTCCATTCAGGGCTAAACAGGCTTGTAAAGGAAAGCTTGCAATTTGG ATCTATCCATTATCCCCTTCAAGTTGAGACAAGTCCTAGAGCCGAACACCCTTCTCTTAATAAAGGGCCCCTTACACGACAGTCCTTGATTGGCCAAGGTTCTGTTCCAGAGATACATccaaaccaaaataaagaagaaaatgcCTCTACATGTTTTACAGAAGAGTGGGAAGAGCTACTTGTCATTGATGAAATGAATGATAACTTTTCTCCTTCCAGCTTATCCAAACCAAAGGTCCAAAATTGCACCATGCAAGTTCAGACAAAACCTTTAGATGACAAAACTTGGCGAATTTTGGAGAGACTGGAGGCCccaaagcaacaaaaaccagaTGCAAATTCACCATTAATCTCTGGTAATTTGATAAGTGGACCAATTAAAAAGCCTCTACTCCCGTTAAAATCAAAGTCAAGCCCACCATTGAAGCCCAATTTCCAGAGACCGAAAAGGAAGCAAAGGTAG